The following nucleotide sequence is from Rubrivirga sp. SAORIC476.
CGTCGCGCGGACGCTGGAGGCGTTCACCGACGTGATCCCGTCGAGCGACTTTGCCGACGGCGCGAACGCGACCGACCGGTTCGTGCTGCGGATCGGCACCTCGGCCTCGGCTGAGGCGGCGATCACGGAGGTCGAGCTGACGGCGATCGCGCCGAACCCGTCGACGGGCGCGGCGCGGGTGTCGTTCGCGCTGCCGGAGGCCGGCACAGCGCGTGTGACGGTGTACGACGTGCGCGGCCGGTCGGTGGCGACGCTGGTGGACGGTCCGCTGAGCGCGGGCCGTCACGAGGCGACGCTGGACAGCGGCTCGCTGGCGGCGGGCGTCTACGTGGTCCGCCTGGAAGCGGGCGGTGCGGTGGTGACGCGCCAGGCGGTGGTGGTGCGCTAACCCGGCACCGTCGGCCCCACACTCAGGCTCGGAGCGCCCCGTCGACACACGCTGTCGGCGGGGCGCTTTGCGTCCAGCCCCGGCCGACTATGTGAAGCACAGAAGAACGTTCTGTGCACGTGGCAGCTCTAGTTCCGAGATGCATGGATCCCGCCTCGGAGCCAACGGGAGGACCATTGAGGATGTCGGATAACGTATAAAGCGTTAGGATCCCGGTTCTGCCCTGAATCCGGAAGTTCTGTAGGTACCGGCCCGCCTCACTGGAGGAGAGGTCGAGCGCCCCCGTTCCGTTACAGAGCGCGTGATCGCGGCCACAGCACGTTCCCGCCCGAGCGCTCCTTCCAGAAATGTTCGCCGTCCCCTTCATGGATTGTTCGACGCCGAATATATTCGAAGCCTGTGGTCCTCCCAGGAAAGCCTGCTCGCGATGAGCCCTCTGTCCAGGTGGCAGCCACCTTCGTCCCTCTGGGTCCCTCCCCTCCCCCACGTTATGTCACGACTTCTACTCGTCAGCGCACTCGCGCTGGGGCTGACTGCGTCCGCGTACGCTCAGTCTTCCAATCTGTCACCCGTAGCCGAGCAGGCTGCGTTTGACTATCTCCGCGCTCAGGCGCCCGCGATGGGCCTGACCGGCGGTGATGTCGCCGAGCTCGAGGTGTCCGCAGGGCACCGGAGCGCGCTGAGCGGCATCAACTACGTCTACGTCCAGCAGCTGTACCGCGGCATCCCCGTCGTCGACGGACAGGTGACGGTCGCTGTCGACTCACGCGGCACGGTCGTGCACGCGGCGGGCGACCTCGTCCCGAACATCGACTCTCCGGCGACTCGGAGCGCGGTGAGCCTCTCGGCCTCGCAGGCCGTCGCCACGGTTGCCGGCCTCGTCGGTGCGCCCCGCACGCCGACCACGCCGCTCAACCAGGGCATGGACAAGGTGGTTCGCTTCGGTGAAGTGACCGGCTTCGACGTGACGGCCCGCCAGGTCTACGTGACCGACGGCCGCACCGCCACGCTCGCGTGGGAGGTTCAGGTTCCGACCCCCGACGCCCAGCACGTCTGGGTGGTCCGCGTCGACGCCGCCACCGGCGCCGAACTGAGCCGCTACGACATGGTCGTGAGCGACCACTGGGCCCACGGCGACGTGCCCGCCGCCAGCGCCACCCCGATGGCGTTCGTGGAGGCCGTCCCGGCTCCGAACCTCGCTGCCGCCAGCGCCACCCCGGCCGACGGCTCGAGCTACAACGTGTACCCGCTCCCCTACGAGAGCCCGATCCACTCGCCCACGGTTCCCCCGACCGACGGCCGCTCGGTGATCTCCGAGCCCGCTGACGGCACGGCCTCGCCGTTCGGCTGGCACGACACCAACGGTGCCGCTGGCGCCGAGTTCACGATCACGCGCGGCAACAACGTGCACGCCTACCAGGATCGCGCCAACGACAACACGGGCGGCGCGACCGACTCGCCGGACTGCGGCGCGGGCCTCACGTGTGACTTCCCGCTCGACCTGACCGTCGACCCGGTCAACTACACGGCGGCGGCCACGGCCAACCTCTTCTACTGGAACAACATCATCCACGATATCAAGTACCAGTACGGCTTCGACGAGGCGTCGGGCAACTTCCAGGTCAACAACTACGGCAACGGCGGCCTCGGCAACGACGACGTCCGCGCGGAGGCGCAGGACGGCGGCGGCACCAACAACGCCAACATGGCCACCCCGGCCGACGGCTCGCGTCCGCGCATGCAGATGTACGAGTGGACCACCGCGACCCCCCGCCTCGACGGCGACTTCGACGCGGGCATCGTGATCCACGAGTACACGCACGGTACGTCCAACCGCCTCACCGGCGGCCCCGCCACCACCGGCTGCCTGAGCAACACGGAGCAGATGGGTGAGGGCTGGAGTGACTACTACGGCCTCATGCTGACCCAGCAGGTCGGCGACACCGGCCCGCAGCGTCGCGGCATCGGCACCTACGCCCTGGATCAGCCCACGACCGGCGTCGGCATCCGCCCCGCGCCCTACTCGACGGACTTCGCCGAGAACGACTACACCTACGGCAACACCACCAGTGGTCTCTCGGTCCCCCACGGGATCGGCTTCGTGTGGTCGACCATCCTCTGGGAGATGACCTGGGAGTTGATCGACACGTACGGCTTCGACGCCGATCTCTACGACGCCGCCGGCGGCGCGGGCAACCAGATCGCCCTCGCCCTCGTGACCGAGGGCATGAAGCTGCAGCCGTGCTCGCCCGGCTTCGTGGACGGCCGTGACGCCATCCTCGCCGCCGACGACGCCCTCTACGGCGGCGTCCACAAGGAGCTTCTCTGGAGCGCGTTCGCGCGCCGTGGCCTCGGCGTCTCCGCCGACCAGGGCTCCTCGGGCTCCATCACGGACAACGTGGAGGCCTTCGACACCCCGATCACCTCGGGCGTCCTGTCGGTCTCGCCCACCTCGCTCTCGTTCAGCGCTGCCTCCGGTGGTTCCGACTCGGGCGACGTGACGATCACGCACAACGGCGTCCCCGGC
It contains:
- a CDS encoding M36 family metallopeptidase, whose product is MSRLLLVSALALGLTASAYAQSSNLSPVAEQAAFDYLRAQAPAMGLTGGDVAELEVSAGHRSALSGINYVYVQQLYRGIPVVDGQVTVAVDSRGTVVHAAGDLVPNIDSPATRSAVSLSASQAVATVAGLVGAPRTPTTPLNQGMDKVVRFGEVTGFDVTARQVYVTDGRTATLAWEVQVPTPDAQHVWVVRVDAATGAELSRYDMVVSDHWAHGDVPAASATPMAFVEAVPAPNLAAASATPADGSSYNVYPLPYESPIHSPTVPPTDGRSVISEPADGTASPFGWHDTNGAAGAEFTITRGNNVHAYQDRANDNTGGATDSPDCGAGLTCDFPLDLTVDPVNYTAAATANLFYWNNIIHDIKYQYGFDEASGNFQVNNYGNGGLGNDDVRAEAQDGGGTNNANMATPADGSRPRMQMYEWTTATPRLDGDFDAGIVIHEYTHGTSNRLTGGPATTGCLSNTEQMGEGWSDYYGLMLTQQVGDTGPQRRGIGTYALDQPTTGVGIRPAPYSTDFAENDYTYGNTTSGLSVPHGIGFVWSTILWEMTWELIDTYGFDADLYDAAGGAGNQIALALVTEGMKLQPCSPGFVDGRDAILAADDALYGGVHKELLWSAFARRGLGVSADQGSSGSITDNVEAFDTPITSGVLSVSPTSLSFSAASGGSDSGDVTITHNGVPGDGDGLFTARISYQDQPASANLGSGGPDAFGYAWIDSDETGGPTVGYEDISGTGTPVSWTTTGSFPGGDEGYDEVTLPFSFPFYGDAKTSVRIFSNGFLTFSTFAANSFTNQAIPASGTPNDLIAPFWDDLDQSAGGSVHYGTLTDGRFAVQYTGVPRYADTGSSLTFQVILAPDGTIEYQYGTMTAATLSSASVGIEDAAGSVGLPVVNNAAYVASNKAVLFYSPTIWASVAPASGTVDEGTSESVTVSVDASELPDGTYNAELTIETNDPALPSTVIPITFEVGGSGPGGVSILIDDPKGFRFLGTPSAGLTVDDLAAMNLVRGVPGYYPAANPPNLETSYDAATATWIPSTGT
- a CDS encoding T9SS type A sorting domain-containing protein gives rise to the protein VARTLEAFTDVIPSSDFADGANATDRFVLRIGTSASAEAAITEVELTAIAPNPSTGAARVSFALPEAGTARVTVYDVRGRSVATLVDGPLSAGRHEATLDSGSLAAGVYVVRLEAGGAVVTRQAVVVR